Below is a genomic region from Mangifera indica cultivar Alphonso unplaced genomic scaffold, CATAS_Mindica_2.1 Un_0057, whole genome shotgun sequence.
AAACCATTAACAAAATGGTCATCATAAACTCCACAGGGATCATCTATTATAGCATGCACAACTGCAACATGAAGAACTGTCAGTTACGATACTCTTACCTTCATTAACCGAGAAAGGGATGGAAGCACATTGATAGGTGGATATATCTGTTcaaaaaaggaataaataatAGATCATCATTTACAGATACCTTTCATAGAGAAACAATTGGTATTCCTATAAAATGCATCTTTTCAAAGGTTAATTACTCCATTAACAAAACTCAATACATGAGCAATCCAGCTAATGAATGACATAATAGattattttctataaatgatctgaatataaattaaactaacaCTGACTCTTTCTCTGGTCATCAACTGGCAGCATTCAAGAATATGCAGATTGTGCGCACAGTCAACACAAACTTTAATACTCATAAATGATCCACTTTTCTAGTGTATAAAGCCCTTTTTCTGCCTGGACTTTACAATAAAAGCAACATAATTCACAGTATAGCTGGCAGCTCAACTGTCATAGACTAATCTGAATAACTCGGTTGAAAAGGCAGATACAAccagaaacaaaaacaacatcaaAACAGTAATCACAATAACAGAACCATATAGACAATATTACAAGGTGCTCAAATACAGTGTTATTCTCACATCTTACACAAGTATTGGTTGAGAATTGGTTTCCAACTGACCTGTCGATTATGGAGTTGCCTATCAATGTAAATCTGCCCCTCAGTAATATAACCAGTAAGATCTGGGGTAGGATGCGTAATATCTGGAGATAAACAAAACCAACAACAAGTGATTTCTATGACtgtaacaagaagaaaaaagtgtGCTAAGAATAGGTTGGCATACTGTTAGGTTATGTAGGCAACCATACCATCATTAGGCATCGTTAAAATAGGAATTTGAGTAATGGAGCCCTTTCGTCCTTCAATACGTCCAGCACGTTCATAAATTGTTGCCAAATCAGTATACATATATCCAGGGTATCCACGCCTTCCTGGCACTTCTTCTCGGGCAGCAGATACCTGCAGTTACCAAAGACAGCAGTAAATCACATTGTTAAAGTATTTGAAGAATGCATCAGTACCTTGATCAATTTCAAGATTCAAGAGTCGCAAGAGAAGTTGTTTTATAAAGCAAAATGCATATGAAGCCTGCCAATAAAGTTCAAAATTAATTACCTCTCGAAGAGCATCAGCATAAGAACTCATATCTGTCAATATAACTAAAACATGTTTTCCACATTCATAAGCCAAATATTCTGCAGTTGTGAGGGCAATACGAGGAGTGATAATTCGTTCGATAGTGGAGTCATTTGCCTACACAAAAAACAAGTCCTAAAAGTGGGTTGCATCAGGGTGAGATCACATCAACACAGTAAAAAACATAGAGCAAAAACCCTTCACCAAAATTCAGAAGAAAGtcatcaaagagaaaaaaaaacatcacaAAATAAGTATCAGAGACATTTACTGAAATTACCAGGTTTAAGAAAAGAGTCACTCTCTCCATTGATCCATTCTCCTCAAAATCACGCTTAAAAAATTGAGCTGTCTCCATGTTTACACCCATAGCAGCAAATACAATGGCAAAATTGTCCTCTTCCCCATCCTGTGGTTTAAGTCAGAACACCAAAGGGAAATTGCATGCTAAATTCAGCAACTAAATCATCCTGCAGAAGAAATAGATAAAAAGGGTAATAAGCTGGCAGCGAACATCTTCAATTCAGGATATAAAAGGTAGAAGAGAGCATATTGAGTATAGATTTGAAGATACATTTGATCTGCTATCgaagaaataattttctttctacaTGGTTACATGATATAATCTGAACATCATATACATTTTCCAATAAGGGTCTCTTGAAAAGGTTTTGTAAATCAGAACTTCGTCGAAAATTTAAAGTCTAAAATTTAAAGAGGGGGATTCAGAAATTTGGAATGGTTGCGAGTCTAGAtatcataaaatgaaaattcaattcatcAGTTGCTTCTCATGACCAAGAAAGATCAATATTTGAATAACTTGGTGATTAATAACTTGATGAACTTAAgaaaaggcaaggaaaaaacaTTACTCCTACTTCTGGTTCACACAAAAGAAAACACACTCAATTCCCAGGCATGTTGCTAAATTGTTGCTTTAAAGTAGAAGACATGAGGCAGGCACAGGATACCATGATGTGATCACCAGGCTTTTCCAGCCGCTTTACAAGACCAGCCTGATGACGGATCTGCGCAGCTATTTCATTATGGGGAAGACCAGCAGCAGAAAAAAGAGGAATCTTCTGTCCACGAGCAATGGAGTTCATCACATCAATAGTAGAAATCCCCGTTTGTATCATCTCCTCTGGATAGGTTCTCTCACCAGGGTTTATGGAGCTTCCTGAAAAGGCAAgcaacaattatatcacatggTCTTTGCATGAGCTTGGTGGTTCATATTGACAATTCAACAAATCACGTTATCTCCATAATCACCAGATATATCAAGGTAAGCCTCAGGTAAAATCGGTGGACCATTATCAATGGGTTTTCCAGAGCCATTAAATATGCGCCCGAGCATATCCAATGACACATGTGTTTTCAGCACCTGCACAACAAAAGATTGAAAGGACTCAAAACTCagaaaaatgagtatacatCCAAACATTAAAAATAGGAAAGGCTGGCCCAAGAAAAGGCATAAAAAATATCCACCATATCTATGTCTTAATCAATTGATGTATATATCTAGAGGCTTGAGAGTATAAACTTCATGGTTTAATAATTTGAGAACCAAAAGATCCCTAAAACATTGACAAAACATGTTTGGAAATTAAAAGATGATACCTCCCCCGTAAACTGCACAGTTGTGAATTTGTTGTCGATTCCTGATGTTCCTTCAAAAACCTGAAAAAGGAAGGGAAATATACAGAAATAACAATGTAACTTTTTCGTTtagtgaaaattgaaaaatgaaaaacaaaagctCCATAAACCACAaaagtaaaaaaggaaaaaaaaaccttttaaaaaGAGACAAACTGATTCTTCATATATATCCTCATACCATAATTCCACAAATCAAAGCATTAGGTTAATACAATATGATAAGAAATGTATATGTAATTAAAGACCCCTTCTATTTGTGTGAGCAATGCCGATATCAAATATAAAACCAATGGTATTACATATTGAGAACAGCCCCATAAGTTTCTTGTCCATAAAGGTTATGATGATATACTGAAACACATCCTAAGGCAACAATTCCTTTTCCTAACAAACGAAAGTATAAAATCAGTGCCACATTAGACCACAGAGATCATCTACCACTCCATGTTACTGGAATAGTCATGCGAAGTGAAGAAACTCAAATTTCAACATGCTAATTAATCTACTTTATGCAGTGGTTAAATGAGTCCATATCATCTGCACACAAAATGCTTTTTAAAACAGCACTCATAGACATTGACACAGGCAAAGCAACAGAAAGCAGTAACTAAACCTGCACAACTGCTTTCTCCCCATCAACTTCCAAGACTTGCCCTCGTCTCATCGTTCCATCTCCCAGACGGATGTTGACAATCTCCTGATACTTTGGACCCTGAAAAGGTGAAAAAAGCGAATTACACAATTGGGCAAGTGACATTAAATTCTAAGGAAATTCGTCTTTAAATACAGAGCAGGTAAATCTACCTTGACTTTATCAAGAATAACCAGTGGCCCTGCAACACCAGAAACAGTTCTATACTCTGCAAATGGAAAGCACTGGATGAATGTTAATGACCCATGTAAGAAATCATCAACTGAAGTGAAAATGACACGAGAACGTGATATAAACTATAAAAACTCAAAGATCCGTTAAATCAAAAGGCCAGATTCATTAAAATTAcgaaacaagaacaaaaaaaactcTTCTTCAGAAACTAAACTTTGCAAAATCCACGCAAAAATTGGCCCGAAATAGCTGACATTTATACCATTCGTTAAAAAGAGCACTCACCCATGCCGACCTCGAGAGTTCCCTCCTCCATGTCAACAACGTTTGTGGCGGCTCCCATCTCCAGGTCCAATCTGATAACACTTAaccaatcaaaataattatgtaaaaatcAACCAGCACAGCATGAAACTGATTGACAGTAGTTCAGAAACTAgattaacaaaaataccctttaagAAATCTAAGAGAATATTTCAAGGCAAAATGAAAAAGACAAATACTTCAGTTCAACATCATAAGAAAATAAGTACTGAGTGATGATCATGACGACCTGAATCGAGCGACAGATGTTTGGATTTTGATTGGATCAGAACTGAAACcgtgccttttttttttcaaggatTTTGAGGGATAATTAAGAAGTAAACGACAAATAAATTATGAGGTTCAAGACAGAAGAAATGGTTGAGATCTTAAAAGAGACATACCATTCAGAGATAGAGACTTAAGTGTTCTGTTAATAACCAAGGCGTCTAAGAgctgaaaatttttaacaagCAATCCACTCGCTTCTTTATTTAACCCGGATTAAAATTGGTGacaaatttggtttaaattactattaaaaCCACATTTAATCATTAGACTAGACTAATATAAGGttgaattagataattaaataaaatcatatttaatcattaaactTGATTAATATAAGGttgaattagattaaaaaaaaagtttaattattaaacaacCATTGGTTCAGACTTGTCCAACCAACATAAAATAATCTATGATATTACTAATCATATGTCAATCAATCCAATTTATTGACCtaattgattcattttttaactAAGTTAACACTtgatgtaattataattatattgcaATAACAAACCTAAAAGCATGTctattaattagtatttttctataatcatataatataatgtaatatgTGTGAAAacttatacatattttaatgtacatctaaatttaatatgatatgataaatctattatataatatgatatgtataagtttatattttatttacatggagtaatatatttttttgaaaatgtgaTGACATGATGCATGTTGAGTAATTGTAAAACTTTTACGagaatttgtgatattttttaaaataatattataaaaagagcaatgctatgtgtacccaattttggtacacaatttatatacacaatgatgtgtcatcatataattaggtgattttaaaacatgtgtcaccatatgataaaaaaatattcaatcacatgatgacaccttatctgtgtacacaaattgtgtactaaaattgggtacacatagttttattattataaaaatatataattttaattttatatatatattaaaatgtatcATACCATACTCATAATCATAGgtaagtcaaaaatttaatattcaaatattgttaGAGGGAATTTGAAAACATACTTTTTTTATGCgcatttatctattatttaggATGTATTTAGATACTTGGATCTATATGAACCGGGGGAAAAACCGGTTGGACCGGATAAAGGGAGTCGGTTAGGGTAGTTTCGGAGGCTCAGAGGGCCTATATAAGGCAGAAATTTCCCAGTAACCGCCTTGGGGCAGAAAAGAAGATACAAAGCCGTAGAAGAGGGCTCTTTATCTTTGAGCGAAAGAGGTAAGTTATTACTTACAGATCTAACCTAACCTTAGTTTCTCTTTTTGCCTTTGATTTTCATCTTCAACTTCTCGATTTTCTTACTGGTATCTTGTTTTGCTCACGTGATTTTGCAGTTTTctattggtttttgtttttgatagatttttttctgggtattttgttttttgattttttgtttctgGGTTCGAAAAGGATGGATCGGTACCAGAGAGTAGAGAAGCCAAAAGCAGAGACTCCAATCGACGAAAATGAGATTCGAATTACCAGTCAAGGGAGGATGCGCAGCTATATCACTTATGCCATGAGTCTGCTTcaagtatttttctttttactgctttgcttaattttcttttgctgATTTTTCTATATGCATACGTTTTTAAATACAAACTTATAAACCCGCACTAGATGGAAGTAAGAAGTCTTTAGAGTAGAGGAAATTCAACTAGTggaatataatattttagagCTGGATTAATTAGGTTTTAAACTGCATTTTATATTCAGTTGATTGTCGTTGTGAAGTTTGTCAGGTACTCTATGGTTAGGTATTTGTATGAGTGGAGAACAGCATACCAGAAGCTTCAGGAGATGGAGGTCTTAAAGGGAAATTTTTGGGCATCTATCTTGTTAATGGAATAGCAGTTGTGCTATTATGCATTGTGTTCATTCCTTGCTTTACTATGTGGTAAAGGGGGGATGTAGTAAATTAGGGTCTATGAGGGAATTTCATTGTATGCAAATTAATAAAGTGCAATGACTTTATGCCACTTGTGGTTAGTAATGTGATCATGTAGTTGTGAAAATAAATGTTGGTTGATTTATggatgaaacaaaaatttctcATTCGATTATTGACAGTTTTCTTATTTCTCTCATGCAATTGTTTGCAGGAAAAAGGTTCAAATGAAGTTGTATTTAAGGCAATGGGAAGGGCTATCAATAAGACTGTGACCATAGTGGAGTTAATTAAGgtaatatttatcttttaagCCTTTGCTTGTCAGTGGTAAGCCAGACCATTTGGTTACAGTGTTCTGTTCATCATATGAGGCTGAAAAGTGGTATCTTGTATTGTAATGCAGAGAAGAATTGTTGGTCTTCATCAGAATACAGCTATTGGTTCCACAGACATAACTGATTTGTGGGAGCCTCTGGAAGAAGGCCTGCTTCCGTAAGAGCAACCTTACCTTTATTTCAACCATAATTGTTGCAAACCAAATGTGAATTTATTCCTCATGAGTcttcatttaatatttttcttttcaatgatcttacttttctttgttttgttatcTTAGTTTGGAAACCACAAGGCATGTGTCAATGATTACAATAACACTTTCAAAGAAGGAATTAAATACCTCTGCTGTTGGGTAAGAAGTTCATACTTTTATCTGGTACCATCTTTATATCTCATTCAATACAATTTCATAGATGAATGCCATCACTGACTTTTGTAACTTATGAAGAATTGTAATTACTTATGAAACTGCTACTGTCTTCAGGTATCAGCCTCCACTGCCAGCTGAACAGTTTAGGGCATCCACAGAATTTGATTATGATGGAGGTATTGCCACAATTAATATGCAGATGTAGTATTGCTTTCAAGTGGCCacgtttttcatattttaaaattttctttctgttGCAGATGGTTCACCTAGTGGCCGGCGTAGGGGTCGATCAGGCAGAGGAAGGTTGAGAGGAAGAGGTAGATATTCTttgaagtttgatttgatttatacatTTACCTTTTAATCCTCCTCCCAAACATGGGTTAGTGCATATCCAAACATAGAGAGGAAGGGAGATTCATGGACTAGCATTCTTCTGATTAATTTGTACATTCTGATTGTCTTCCCTCCTCTTTCTTACATGGGTAGCCTGCTTTTACTTTGTGGTTTTCTGCTATTCTGTAAATGCACTAAGAAACCAAATTTAGATAGATGTGGAGATGGGAGCTGTATGCCAAAGACTTCTGGCATAACGGCTAGTATTTGACTGTTATAGATTTACCCATTAAAAATGTTGAGCTTGTGCTTGAATACTGGGTTTCTTTCCTTTATCTGATTAGCTTCATCAAGCAATATCATTCAGACTGGTAAATATGTGGTATGTGAATATTGTTATGGGGAATCTGTACACTAAATATTTTGTAGAAGTGAATCTGCAATACTCTTATTGTTTCCTGGAATGATAATATTTACTTTGGTAATGGCGTAACTGAGTTGACCATCATCCCTAACCTTAAACGAAGCTTAAGATATGATGGTTGCCTTATTTTGCAGGGAATGGTTTTGTGCCTGTTGAGTATGAAGATGGAGGTTGGGACCGCAACAATCGGGGGTATGCTAGAGGTAGGGGTCGAGGAAGGGGACGTAGTTTCCGTGGCCGTGGGAGGGGAGGATACAATGGACCTTATGTTGATGGAAACTTCAATAATGAAGCACCTGCTCAAGGCAGTGGTATGTTCCTTTTCTCACCTTTTTGTAGATTTAGGTCTTGCTCTAATTTAAAGTGGGTTTGACAAGGTTATTCTGAATCAGTTGGTTCTGCAGTAGGATACCCTTTGATCCTAAGCTTATTTGTTACCTGATTTCTCTCTATTTATTAGCATGTTCATGTTCATAGTAATACCTTTGAAGATCTATCAAAGCAATTCATTCAGCATTACAAATTTAGGCCTGGAGAAACAagttttatatgaattattgtACACCAAAACTTTTAATCTGCTAGAGATGATTATAATTGCTTAATCGCTGTTAGTATGAactgtaattgtaattttgtctTAATAATCATGTTTTCCATCATTCCATTTCCTTTCCTCGCTTGCTCTTAACTTTAATGTTTCCGAGATGAGCTTTGTATGACAGAACATTAAAGAGAACCagctttctttcctttttttgtgTGCAGTTGTGCtggtttttataatttgttgagaTGGgtgctttttcttttatgtagGTCGTGGTCGTGGGAGGGGATACCGTGGAAGAGGTCGTGGCTACAGATCAAATGGACCGATCCAGGCAGCAGCATGAGACTAGGTGGTTCTCCCTTCAATGTGATGGAAATGTCTAGTGTTGCCTTACCTGTCTCATGTCTAATTGTCTCATCCATTTTTATCCTTTGTCAACAACTGGCAGTGTTGAATGCCAATTTTAggatattgatataattatgtattgGTAGTTTAAAACCACTTCACAGGGCAGCCGCATTTTGTTGTAGATGATGATGTAGGGGAGATGTTTGTAGAACTCTCAACTTTCTGACTGGGCAGTGATTCTTTGATTTTTCTGTTTGGCTTGTCTTTTATGCCTGGAGCCTCCCTATTGGTTGCCATCGAGAACATGCGATTTCAGGAAACATGTCTCATCCTCGTTGGTTACTTCTGCTCAATCACTGAATgaattcacaaaatttaaagCCGATTGTCTTCAGGGTTAAATCTGTGAAAGTGAAAACGCGGTGTAACTATTTACTTaatgtgtgttattatatgattgagtgaatttgaatcaaaagtaaattaacatttaatcatacgatgatatatGTAAGTATATATTGATTAATGTATTGAAAATTgggagaaattaattaaaataggtacaaAATTTTCTATctaaacttttttcaaaaaacTATGAGGTGATGTCTCTTCCTCTCgggcatcttttttttttcgacCGTGTGGCATCTCTCCCTCCTCGGCGTCGTCATCGACAAAGATGACACGTTTTTGTTGAGATGACAAAGATGATGCGTCCTTGTTGAGATGAAGATGTCATATTTGTCTTGTCGATGACGATGTCACACGACGTTagaaaaattggatctgaaaatttggaaaccctaaaggaaaaatatagtttttgaaaacttgagttagagaaaaattgttagtttctagGGTTTTAAGGGGGGagaatgatataactaacagactcagttaattttaacagcccatgagtgaataaatgagatttttaaagttaatgagggagaacttggaaaaaaaaaaaaacatactttgggtgggaaataattctttggtctatatttttttatattctcaagtatcctttcacattttcatgtaccccttcatatttttataCACTATTTCACACTTTCATACACTCTTTTACATTTTCACGTATCCTTTTACACTTTCACAcatccttttatatttttatacactctttcatattttcatgtATTTCTTCACACGTCATTTCACACTTTTACATACCCCTTTACACTTTCGTATATTTTTGCATCTTTTGCACATTTTCTCACCCTTTCAAAAATATGGGCACTACTTCGTACATTTTCGTACCCTTTCAAAAAAACGTGTACTCTTTCGAAAAAGATGTAGACCCTTTCGCACTTGTGCACAACTCACATGCACCCTGTATAGTTATGTTTATCATTTTGTAATGATATGTAAATATCaactattatatcaaaaattaatctgttttttatctgtaaatcttaacaattatagaaaaattaa
It encodes:
- the LOC123207053 gene encoding V-type proton ATPase subunit B 2-like, which codes for MGAATNVVDMEEGTLEVGMEYRTVSGVAGPLVILDKVKGPKYQEIVNIRLGDGTMRRGQVLEVDGEKAVVQVFEGTSGIDNKFTTVQFTGEVLKTHVSLDMLGRIFNGSGKPIDNGPPILPEAYLDISGSSINPGERTYPEEMIQTGISTIDVMNSIARGQKIPLFSAAGLPHNEIAAQIRHQAGLVKRLEKPGDHIMDGEEDNFAIVFAAMGVNMETAQFFKRDFEENGSMERVTLFLNLANDSTIERIITPRIALTTAEYLAYECGKHVLVILTDMSSYADALREVSAAREEVPGRRGYPGYMYTDLATIYERAGRIEGRKGSITQIPILTMPNDDITHPTPDLTGYITEGQIYIDRQLHNRQIYPPINVLPSLSRLMKSAIGEGMTRRDHADVSNQLYANYANGKDVQAMKAVVGEEALSSEDLLYLEFLDKFEKKFVTQGAYDTRNIFQSHDLAWTLLRIFPRELFHRIPAKTLDNYYSRDRAN
- the LOC123207056 gene encoding ribonuclease P protein subunit p25-like protein, whose translation is MDRYQRVEKPKAETPIDENEIRITSQGRMRSYITYAMSLLQEKGSNEVVFKAMGRAINKTVTIVELIKRRIVGLHQNTAIGSTDITDLWEPLEEGLLPLETTRHVSMITITLSKKELNTSAVGYQPPLPAEQFRASTEFDYDGDGSPSGRRRGRSGRGRLRGRGNGFVPVEYEDGGWDRNNRGYARGRGRGRGRSFRGRGRGGYNGPYVDGNFNNEAPAQGSGRGRGRGYRGRGRGYRSNGPIQAAA